In one Shinella zoogloeoides genomic region, the following are encoded:
- a CDS encoding sugar ABC transporter ATP-binding protein: MLLSMQGISKAFAGVAALKSASLEVEPAEVMALVGQNGAGKSTLIKILTGVYRRDEGSIAFDGKEVDFSMPAEAQGSGIATIYQEINLAPQRSVAENIYLSREPRRFGLIDHAAMRRGAEAVLKTFNLAIDVDRPVAHFDAATRQMVAIARAVTQNARLVIMDEPTSSLDEREVAVLFETIRTLKRSGVAVIFIGHRLDELYAICDRVTIMRDGQTVAKSPMADMPKMALVRHMLGKELAAFQAMAPDEERPDRPVRLAVENAGAGVRVRDVSLDVREGEISGLAGLLGSGRTETARLIFGADRMQRGTIRMDGRERAYREPADAIADGIGLVSEDRKIDGIVPDMSIRENMTLALLPKLKKAGIVDRARQDEIVTRYIRALGVKCASPDQPIKELSGGNQQKVLLARWLATDPRVLIVDEPTRGIDIGAKSEILKLLRGLADEGLSVLMISSELEELLAAADRVTVLSDGTSVATLPRKDLSEAALLSAMAHQVAHQVE; the protein is encoded by the coding sequence ATGCTTCTGTCCATGCAGGGCATTTCCAAGGCGTTTGCCGGCGTCGCCGCGCTGAAATCCGCCTCGCTCGAAGTCGAGCCCGCGGAGGTCATGGCGCTCGTCGGCCAGAACGGCGCGGGAAAATCGACGCTGATCAAGATCCTGACGGGCGTCTATCGCCGCGACGAGGGCAGCATCGCCTTCGACGGCAAGGAGGTCGACTTCTCCATGCCGGCGGAGGCGCAAGGCTCCGGCATCGCGACGATCTACCAGGAAATCAACCTCGCCCCGCAGCGCTCGGTGGCGGAGAACATCTACCTCTCCCGCGAGCCGAGACGCTTCGGCCTGATCGACCATGCCGCCATGCGGCGCGGGGCCGAGGCGGTGCTGAAGACCTTCAACCTTGCCATCGACGTCGACCGTCCTGTCGCGCATTTCGATGCCGCGACCCGGCAGATGGTGGCGATCGCCCGGGCCGTCACGCAGAACGCCCGCCTCGTCATCATGGACGAGCCGACCTCCTCGCTCGACGAGCGCGAGGTCGCCGTGCTGTTCGAGACGATCCGCACGCTGAAACGCTCCGGCGTCGCCGTCATCTTCATCGGCCACCGGCTGGATGAGCTCTATGCGATCTGCGACCGCGTGACGATCATGCGGGACGGCCAGACGGTGGCGAAAAGCCCGATGGCCGACATGCCCAAGATGGCGCTGGTGCGCCACATGCTCGGAAAGGAACTCGCCGCCTTCCAGGCGATGGCTCCCGACGAGGAGAGACCTGACCGCCCCGTTCGCCTCGCCGTCGAGAATGCCGGCGCCGGCGTGAGGGTGCGCGATGTCAGCCTCGATGTGCGCGAGGGCGAGATTTCGGGCCTTGCCGGCCTCCTCGGCTCCGGCCGCACGGAGACCGCCCGCCTCATCTTCGGCGCCGACAGGATGCAGCGCGGCACGATCCGCATGGACGGCCGGGAGCGCGCCTATCGCGAGCCGGCGGATGCGATTGCCGACGGCATCGGCCTCGTCTCGGAGGACCGCAAGATCGACGGCATCGTGCCCGACATGAGCATCCGCGAGAACATGACGCTGGCGCTGCTGCCGAAGCTGAAGAAGGCCGGCATCGTCGACCGCGCACGGCAGGACGAGATCGTCACGCGCTATATCCGCGCGCTCGGCGTGAAATGCGCCTCGCCCGACCAGCCGATCAAGGAGCTCTCCGGCGGCAACCAGCAGAAGGTTCTGCTCGCCCGCTGGCTCGCCACCGATCCGCGCGTGCTGATCGTCGACGAGCCGACCCGCGGCATCGATATCGGCGCCAAGTCGGAGATCCTGAAGCTCCTGCGTGGCCTCGCCGACGAAGGTCTCAGCGTGCTGATGATCTCCTCCGAGCTGGAAGAGCTTCTCGCCGCCGCCGACCGTGTCACCGTGCTCAGCGACGGCACGTCGGTCGCGACGCTGCCGCGCAAGGACTTGAGCGAGGCGGCGCTGCTTTCCGCCATGGCCCATCAGGTGGCCCATCAGGTGGAATGA